ctCTGTTGTTGTAAATCTTGCCATTCTCTCTGGTATTTATCTGTCTGAATGATCTGCTTTCATGTCACCATCATTTTGTTTTGCTGCCATGATGAATGCCCTCTGGGAGCTTTGACTGACTGTTTTATAAGGCTCAAATGATCTAAACAATTATTGATGGTCATTTGTCAGGCCATGGCACAAGTGTGGCGAGATGGACAGAAGAAAACAGTGCACATCTACAGATTTCTTACAACAGgtaacaaaaacatttgtaaattagCCATAAAATAAGTATAACCAGCATGTCTGTCAATGaataaatatgactgtttgtTATGATTGTGCAATGAAAAGATGTACTTAATCTGAAACATCTCTCAGCCTTTCATCAATCATAACCCACACAAACTGATTGCTCTATATTATGACACATATCACTCTCTTATTTTTGGAAGGCTTTCAGATTGATGTTTCATGGATGGAACAGGCATTTGTTTACAGAGTTTGCACATGAGTTTGGCTCTGCAATACTGTTCCTTGTGTGTCTTGTAGGTTCAATAGAAGAAAAGATTTATCAGAGACAGGTGAGTAAACAGGGGCTTTCTGGGACAGTGGTGGACCTGTCCAAGAAAGCGGAGCATATTAGCTTTTCAGCTGAGGAGCTACGGGACCTTTTCAGTTTTGACCCTAATACCACCTGCCTCACACATGACCTACTGGACTGCCAGTGCACTGGAGATGGAAATACTCCaggtaaataaatacaagcacATTAAATAAAGGAGGAACTAGATGATTTTTTTGCTGTTATGCATTAGGGCTTTCAAtcaattcaaaatttttaaatcacTGAAAGATATACAGATTCATTAATTGCAATCAGTCATATATATTTGAGGTATAGTAGataagtatatatgtatacaggtttatgtacactactgttctaaATTTGGGGGTCATTtcttttaatagaaattaatacttttttttttttttttaataaagattcattaaattgatcaaaagagaaagtacagacatttttaatgttgcaaAAGGATTGAGAAAATGTGTCTCGGtcttcacaaaaatattaggcatcATTAAGctattgttttcaaataaagatTTAGCATTGCTATTAATTACggcaataaataacattttaaatatacattaaaaaatttaaaattgtaatactatttcacaattatgCTACTTTACTACTGAATTGTGTATCTTTTTTGATcttctctcaaaataaaaaaaaaagtaaccacTTTAGTTCATTTGACTGTGAACATTTCCAGGTTTTGTGAAGGAGATAGAGGAGGACACCGGAAGGGCATGTCAGCTGGGTCGCCACTGCGACAGCACAGCATCATTTCCACAACGAGTCAGCATGTCCGAGCTCATGCACTGGAGGCATTTCTCTGGAGATGTTCAGTCATATGATGATATTTATCTAAATCATGCCCGTAACAACATCACATATGCCTTCCAAAGCACCACTTCCAAATCCCAAACCACAGTCTAAACTCTTCTTCCTCTTCCAAAACATATACAAACCCACTGCCTACGTGCTCTGTGTAGATATCTGCTGTATGATTGAACATTGTCATTTTTCCCTTTAATAAATCttatgttgttattatattttggTTGGGTGTGTTTGTGTCCATTTAGGTGAACCTGCTGATTTAAATATCTGACATAActaacaaaatcaataaaaacaaaaaaaataaaaaaacaaacagaaaaatcaaaaaaatcaaaaaaaactcaaaaaatttcactttcatatttttttttttttagatgtttctaGTATAGTCCTGTCTGAGAACCAGTTTCCATATTACTTTATCCTAAATATAATGATTTTGTGTTAGTTTTTAATCATTAGTTTACTTTGTTCTTTAGTGTATATGGAAACATCTTCACATTGCTAATGAATCAGTTGATTAAATAGTGGGTTGACCTCCATCATCTTGTTTATTACGTTGTTTCCTCCCGTTATCATCCTAATTTATACATTGTGGATGGTTTACATAAAATGTATCCAAAACCAGGATTGTTCCATCTCAGTAGGAGAATTGTTGAACGTGACGCTGTGCAGGATTACATTTGTTGCGCAGATggttcatttaatgcattttctagCTAAATATGTTCATTGTCACTATTAGTAACACAAACACTGACTACAGGAATCTGAAATGACAGAGCGATCACGAAAGCGGTGAGGCACAACAGTCACCAGCAGGAAATGAACTTGTCAGCCCCATGACTCATTAAGGAAACAAACCTGGGTGCATGTTCGCTGGTGTTGTTGTTTACTGATGGCGTTTAAGGGTTTGAAAAGGGGCACTGATAGATCATTCTGCTGTGATATAACGTGTGAGTCACAGATTGTGTGTATCTGCATGCGTCTGTATCTCTGGTGGGGAGAGTGGAGTGTTGGAGATGGCGTGTTAGTCAGACACTTGTGTATAAGCAACCTCTTGAGAGCCTGACACTGTCCAGGCTGTGATGATGAGATCCCAGCAACTGTTTCCTGAGTAACGATACAATGTCTATTGGGTCTGTAGGGAAGTGTGTATGTTCCTAAGCCAAGCCTTTACTGTAAGTACCGTCAGGTGTGCAGATTGTTCCTGCAGTGTAGTCCCAGAGGGAAGGACTCCGGCGTCACTGAAAGCAGGAAAGACGTGTGCTCAGGTCAGTCAGGTTGTTGAGGACGTAATGGTGACTGTGCATGGCATATGTAGCAAAGCTTGAATTTATGCTAGGAGAAGACAGAAAATGATTGATATTAGTGAAATAACGTGTAATAATGAAAGACAAAATTATTAGGAACAAACCattacagctgttttttttttgtaaagttcaaattaagaaaatctaaattatatatataaaaaggcaGTGCTACATGTATTGTGCATCTTATATCAgagttttttatgattttgaaaaattCTCACCTTAttctcttacgctcaccaaggcatttatgtgatcaaaatacagttatatctgtataaaatgtaatttattcctgtgatgcaatgctgaattttcagcatcattactccagtcttcagtgttacataatccttcagaaatcattcttatatgctgatttatgaAATTGTTGTGCTGtcaaatatttttatggaaactgcgatactttttttaaggattctttctttgattaataaaaaagttaaaaagaagagcatttatttaaaatataaatattttctaacagtatatacactacagttcaaaagtttggggtcagtaaatttttttttttttttgaaggaaattaaaacttttattcagcaaggatgtgttaaattaagaagtgatagcaatagatttatattgttagaaaagatttatattttgaataaaatggtgttctttttaactttttattcataaaagaatcctgaaagaagtatcgcagtttccaaaaaaatatttggcagcacagcTGTGGctaacattgataattctaataataaatccgcatattagaatgatttctgaagaatcatgtggcactttatactggagtaatggctgatggaaattcagctttgcatcaaagaaataaattatgtgTGTGCAGGACActgtagttcatttatgtaagtgaggatagcaaaataacgTAAACTATAgtcatattatacccaaaaattcttcttacagtggactaccagtaaaatgtatatgtatatatatatatatataatatggtggGGGACCATGCAGGTCAATTCACCTGGTCTGCATGTCTCTGGTCTGTGGGAGGAAACCAGAGTATCAATCTGCTAATCTGTCTCTATGTAGTGTTTTTGCTCTCCAGGAACAAATTAACTTATCCCTTTTCATTCCTTATTTCCTGACGCATGGCCCAGATACTGCAATTACTGCTTCGGGATCAATGGTCAGCTCAGGTCTCGTGGCCATAGCACTAACCTAACATAACCCACGCTTTACTGCAACACCACACACAAGTTGCACTATCCCATTTACATCCCTTTTTGTAAATGTTGCTgcttaaacattttgaaaaagttccAGACTGATAAGCTTTTTCAGCTATCACAACCTAAAATACCATGTTGCTTTTAGTTTTATGTTGGTGGTGCATCACTCATATTATCTGTAAAGTCTCTGATCTCTAATGGCCTATCTCTGATCTGCTCTTAgagaactgaatgaatgaaagaggTAATCCAGCACTCTACTGCGATTTCTCTTATCCATCCAATCCCTTCATCTATATCAATTCTGAATATAGTAGCATTCATCATAATCCAGCAATTACattaataactgattataatCTGTAATTTGTCCCTCTTTGAGCATTGACTCAGTGTAATCTGTATCTCGGTACatgtttatgtgcatgtttgtgcatgCGTGACATGGAGAGCATGAGCATCTGTGGTGTTGTACTCAGTCTGAACCCTTGATTTGTTAGCACAGCATGTAGTATATAAGAGACTGATGTAGCCTAAGGAgaatttagttttgatttagttCAGAATTGGCCACATTGATCTCCTTTGAATTGGTGTTTGCAAGCAAGTCTCGACAGAAAAAAGGATCACAAGATTTGTTACAGTTTCAAACTGTGATTTGCATTCTGCAGTACAAGtcttgatttaaaatatatttgctgtATCAAACATGTATAAGCAAACTAGTGACTGAgaatgtcttttgttttgtttgtctgtctataCTAAATGTGATTAGTTGTCCTGAAAAGAGCCAAATAGGATCTACTGTCCTGCCTAGGTGTCCTGCTTTAACCTGGCCTTAACTGGTTTACTATGCTAACCAGGAGACTAATCAAGGTTGCATTATGTCGCTGACAATGACATTGACAATGCCACTCACAGTTCATTTTATCCAGTTAATCTGTGCAGCATTTCAGACAAACAGACCCAATAAACAGGGAACGTTCTCAAACTTTGACTAACGTTCTGGTTATGTCATAAACAAATGTTAGTCAggtaacattaacaaaacatttgtcAAAGTTATCTAGTCTTTAATTCTTTAACAATCgttcatgaaatgtttttttttttttttttttttttgagaatgtttttGTTGGATGTTCGTCTAACGTTTGTTACTATTGCTTCACAATGTTCTGGCAACACTTAAAAGTAACCTTTCCAAAATATTTGCAATGATAATATGGCATTTTGCCTTAACATTtgtgaacattcagaaataatgttctTATAACTTAGTGGGATGTTAGCAAAACgttctaaaaacatatttttgttacctGGATATCAGGGGCTTTCAAAATCTCCCAAATAGCCTATATGAAGATCTTGCACCCCATCCAGAAATGAGAAGGTAATTGTGTATTTTCATATAAAGACCAGTTTATACTGTGTTAGAAAATATTAAGGGCTATGAGATGGAGAGTGGAAATGAACACATTATCTAtaaaatattgtacaaatatataaaatgtgtttaaaaatgaattgcaCATTTTAAACACGTTTCCCTGATTCGGGTTTTCTCTCAGTTTTGGCCCCTGGTCTTGAATCACGTCTCTATGCGCACAAGAGAAACTCTATTTCACACCCATCGGGCGCTAAAAGGAAAGACCCGCTGCAGCTCATTGGGAGGGAAAAGTGACGTCAAGGAAATCCTCACTGCTACTGAGACCTTAATATAAGCATGAACTGCACTGAGAGCTCAAATCACATTACTGCGCAAAATATAGACGCACAGGATTACCAGGACAAACAGCTCCAATCCTCACTCAGGTGTGCTTAATTGCAGATAAAGAAGCCAAGAGCAATTAGATCTTGTTGAGCAGGTTTCTGTTGGATGGGACTGGATCTATTATTGGAGCACAATTTGGAGCGTCCGATTCAGTTCTTTGTGCAGTCACATTCGAAGAGACACCCGTCGTTTAACCGAGTGTTTGTCGTCGAACTGCACAAATGACCCTGCTGGCGAGCGTGCGACGCCACAGTATCCGCGTTCAGCATCACCTGCACCGGTGGAGCATCTGCGGGACGGACGGAGGGCAGCTGCTGAGCGATGGTTTCGCGCGTCCCGACATCGGCATGTCCAGGTCCAGCTCCTGCTCGTCCACCTCTTCAGACTCCGCTCTCTCCAGCGAGTCTGTGACCCCAGCTTCCGTTGGACCCTTCACTGTAGTCCTGCTCGGGGACAACGGCGTCGGGAAGTCCGCGCTCGCGAGTATATTCGCTGGAGCATCGGACAGCATGGGCAGCGAATGCGAGTTGTACGGAGGTATGTTGACTATTAACTAGACATTTCGTTTACTCTTTGTACTCCCAACTGTTCACAGACACATCAACTATCGCAAGTAATCACTTGGCGTTCCACTGACGTTCTTGATTCAGATTTGGATATAAGCCTGTTTATAGCGGTTATGTTTAGGCTATGCGTGTTTAAAATTCGACGATTTCCCATCATAATGGTGCAATTAAAGAAACTCTTACAATTTGGAATCatgtcaaaatttcatttttttaaaatttataaacgGAGATGGCAGACAAGGGGTAAAATAGACAAAAAGTAGGCTAATATTTAGGGAATATTTTTAAAGGcatatttaaagtcatttttaatacTACTGAAGTGTACACTAAACATTAATATAAGTGCAATAATCCTATAAATACATGTATGAGCATTTAATATTATTAGGCTACAAGTTTGAATATGTTCAAATAAACCAGTTTTTATTGTCACTATAAGATATAAAGTGGATCCGATTGTAATTTTGTACGTTTTTTCCATGGCCACGATTGATAGCCTTCAACTCTTTgtcctttttaatgttttcaggTGAAGTATTTGAGCAGACAATAACAGTAGACGGTGAGAGGGCCACGGTTACCCTACTCGACACTTGGGATTCACAGGTAACACCTTTAGTTCATCagaaattcatattaatatactttataaGTGATTAGAGGTTTAGAAACATTCTGATTTCTGTTTCCATCAGGGTGAGGGCAGCTGGACACAGGAGAGATGTTTGCAAACAGGAGATGCTTTCATTATAGTTTATGCCATAACAGATCGTTCAAGCTTCCTTCACGCATCAGATCTTCGTATTCAGCTTCGACGCCAGCGCGAGGCTGACCGAACTCCCATCATCCTCGTCGGCAATAAATGTGACCTGGTTCGCTGCAGGGAAGTGTCCATTAGTGGTAAGTGATTCTGAACTTAAATAGTAAAACTCCTCAGTGCTTATTTACTTCTTAACCTAAAGTTACTGCTACAGCATCTTCTTAATTTGCAAATCCACTTGTGGGATTAATAAAGTACTCTTTGTTTTACGTTAGATCACTGggaattttcatttattatttcattttttattttttagagggTCGCTCGTCTGCTGCTGTCTTTGACTGCAAGTTCATTGAAACGTCAGCAGCAATGCAACACAATGTCTGGCCGCTGTTTGAGGGCATCATCCGCCAGCTCCGTCTGCGAAGAGACAGCACAGAGAACCTCACCAGACGTGGTTCTCTTCAAAAGCGACGGGAGAGTCTCCCAAAGAAAGCAAAGCGTTTCATTAGCAGAATGGTTGCTAAGAAGAACAAGCAAGCAGCCTTCAAACTCAAGTCCAAATCATGTCATGACCTGATGAGTCTGTAGTGCACAGACTTTGAATTGGTCTGAAATTCtgaattgtgtttgtgtgaagttTGGATGCAAACATTTTGGAAAGTATCTgttcaagtgtttgttttttcccatttagtgatttttaaaaaagccGTGGATGTCTATATTAGACTGTGCTGTAGAAGGGCATCGATTACAGGCTTCTCGCTCCCTCTGTGAAGGACAGAACGCTCTAGTCTTACCCACCGTCCTTTTCAAATGCCAACATTTCAAAAGCCATGaaatactaaaatgtttttgtgggAACCCCAACACGCTAAATGTGGtccttttacttttttatgatttttatgcttttgaattgTGAAATTTCTTTGTCGTACCCTGTGTGTGAAACGTTTTGTCCAGCTTTTGCTCAGTTTGAGCATATAGcattcaaaagaaataaaatatttttattataaaactaaaaaacttaaaaacttcaAACATCTGCAAAACTAGAAAAGCAGAAAAGCACTTTTATCACATATCTATGGTATTGTCTTTTCAGCTGGGGTCACTCTAAAGTATATCATataacataaatgcataaaaaaaacatacaccagCTGTTCTTGTGGTGTGCATATGACAACATATTATTCAGGGACTACAACTTTAGATACACGTCCTGTACCTGTTAtgcaaaaatgattatttttacgTGTTGATCGTGTACTGTAAAGTCTAAATATACACTGAAAGTCTGAGGTTTaatatctaatttaatttaagatttttattttttttattttaaagaatcaaAGAACAAGGAATTATTAAGCTTAGTGAATGTTAAATTCAACATCTAGTGAACATGAccttacaaaaaattacattatgtttttaatgttaacaaagagTAATTCTCTAACATATGTATTGCACattttttagttaatgcattaactaacattaacaaattagACTTTATTGTAAAGTCTTGCGAGTTTACATACAGTATCATTacattaatctatttatttgataaataacgATAATTCACAGATAACGGAGGTATTTCATTACAGCCTCAGCCCTGCTGGTGAATGTATGTGTGCAATACAAGAACACATTTGTTCCTGTTATTCAGAAACACTCCTCCTACCTTCCTTTCAAAGGTGAGAAGGACAAATGAATGACACATTCAGCTGATGTGTGATCGCTGCTGAGTGAATGATAGTGAATGATTATGAATGTAGAAGATGTGTTAAAACTGTAAGACTGAAGCTAGTTAGGCAGCTGTTGCCGGTTCGTTTGTGAGTACACATGGAGTGTGGCAGCTTGTCAGGTATTGCTCATTTTGAGGCTATTACCTGTCAGATCCACTATGTGTGAGGCAGCTGGACTTGATCTACACCAACAGTGTTGTAATGTTACTGAAAATGTGGTCACCTGCAGTACAATAGTTCATctcagtagcagcagcagcaggtttcTCTGTTTCAGTACCAGTGCCTGCAGTAAGTATCGTCGCTCCTAATCTTAATCTTTACCTTCTTATTCTCCattgcataataattagtcaatGGAAAACCATGGGAAATTCTTGAGTAACTACCACTCAAGGTGCCTTTAACCTGAGACATTTACATGGAATGAGTCACTTTTACAGGAAGTGATTACAATAGATTTTTCAGAAGTATTCATATccatatttgctttattttatgtaaGTGTTGCCGAGAACAAGTGTGCCGTCACTCACCCCTGTAAAAACTGATGGTTCAAATCATT
This genomic stretch from Cyprinus carpio isolate SPL01 chromosome B16, ASM1834038v1, whole genome shotgun sequence harbors:
- the LOC109106986 gene encoding GTP-binding protein GEM-like — encoded protein: MTLLASVRRHSIRVQHHLHRWSICGTDGGQLLSDGFARPDIGMSRSSSCSSTSSDSALSSESVTPASVGPFTVVLLGDNGVGKSALASIFAGASDSMGSECELYGGEVFEQTITVDGERATVTLLDTWDSQGEGSWTQERCLQTGDAFIIVYAITDRSSFLHASDLRIQLRRQREADRTPIILVGNKCDLVRCREVSISEGRSSAAVFDCKFIETSAAMQHNVWPLFEGIIRQLRLRRDSTENLTRRGSLQKRRESLPKKAKRFISRMVAKKNKQAAFKLKSKSCHDLMSL